A single region of the Candidatus Methylomirabilota bacterium genome encodes:
- a CDS encoding P27 family phage terminase small subunit, whose amino-acid sequence MGRRGKKPKPSALDKLDGGAGHRHRNRNEPKPPASEAMCPAWLLGDRVARAIWDAEAPGMIRLGLLTTADRMIFAALCERAALYRRASQRLRRAKRGADALTDVTRSNGRVARPEVGIAKGALEGLRQLAAAFGMTPADRKGLEVDLGAGAAREQAGKGKPGQAVDIDEFVRRREARRAERAE is encoded by the coding sequence ATGGGCCGTCGAGGCAAGAAACCCAAGCCGTCCGCGCTCGACAAGCTCGATGGCGGTGCTGGCCACCGGCATCGGAATCGCAACGAGCCCAAGCCGCCGGCGAGCGAGGCGATGTGTCCGGCGTGGCTTCTCGGCGATCGAGTGGCCCGCGCGATCTGGGACGCCGAGGCGCCAGGCATGATTCGGCTCGGGCTGCTCACGACGGCGGACCGGATGATCTTCGCGGCGCTGTGCGAACGAGCGGCTCTGTATCGACGCGCGAGCCAGCGCCTGCGCCGAGCCAAGCGGGGCGCCGATGCACTGACCGATGTCACGCGATCGAACGGGCGCGTGGCGCGGCCGGAGGTGGGCATCGCGAAGGGCGCCCTCGAAGGTCTGCGCCAGCTCGCGGCGGCCTTCGGCATGACGCCAGCCGATCGCAAAGGGCTCGAGGTGGATCTTGGCGCCGGCGCGGCGCGTGAGCAAGCCGGCAAAGGGAAGCCGGGCCAAGCGGTCGACATCGACGAGTTTGTCCGTCGGCGCGAGGCGCGGCGAGCGGAACGGGCTGAATGA
- a CDS encoding terminase TerL endonuclease subunit: protein MSKPAKGSRAKRSTSTSLSVGARRGERNGLNDQVTAYALDATSGRILVGRLVRLACERHLRDLVEGPARGLHFDAELANDAIDIFRCFRHSKGEWAGQPIVLSPPEAFIIGSIFGWVRTENGLRRFRKAYSEVAKKFGKSTIAAGVGLLMAFFDGEAGAEVYAAATKRDQAKIVFDEARRIVLRSPGLRKRIQVRTVNLHSLETASKFEPLGADADSLDGPNSHCLLVDELHAHKSRAMLDVLELGMGARRQPLVFIITTSGYDRHSVCWDERDYTVKVLEGVLSDDGQFGYIATLDVCEACRAKGKTAPDESCERCDDWTDETVWPKANPNLPITPKLDDMRKLCQEAREKPTAQNAFKRFRLNIWTESITRWLPSDAWAACGGPLRALPSRRGFLGLDLSSTTDLSALVAGFPDDDGTLDVLARFWMPADNVTERVKRDRAPYDVWAREGILTLTEGNIIDYDVIYEAIVGLPEVERVEIIELGYDPWNATGLATRLTAAGITCVPIRQTFAALSAPSKMLEVLVAGRRLRHGGNQLLALCAANAVAEIDASGNIKPSKAKSTGRIDGITALVVMLARQILQRPVGDWTPHDALIGPPRATAEVPW from the coding sequence GTGAGCAAGCCGGCAAAGGGAAGCCGGGCCAAGCGGTCGACATCGACGAGTTTGTCCGTCGGCGCGAGGCGCGGCGAGCGGAACGGGCTGAATGACCAAGTTACGGCCTATGCGCTCGACGCCACCTCCGGGCGAATCCTTGTCGGTCGTCTCGTACGGCTTGCATGTGAACGCCACCTCCGCGACCTGGTGGAGGGGCCCGCGCGAGGGCTGCACTTCGATGCCGAGCTCGCGAACGATGCGATCGATATCTTCCGCTGTTTCCGGCACAGCAAGGGCGAATGGGCCGGGCAACCGATCGTGCTATCTCCGCCGGAGGCATTTATAATCGGCTCCATTTTCGGGTGGGTGAGGACCGAGAACGGGCTGCGTCGGTTCCGCAAGGCCTACTCCGAGGTGGCCAAGAAGTTCGGCAAGAGCACGATCGCGGCCGGCGTCGGCTTGCTCATGGCGTTCTTCGACGGCGAGGCCGGCGCCGAAGTATATGCGGCGGCCACCAAGCGCGACCAGGCCAAGATTGTCTTCGACGAGGCCCGCCGGATCGTGCTCCGAAGTCCCGGCCTGCGCAAACGCATCCAGGTGCGCACGGTGAATCTGCACAGCCTCGAGACCGCCTCGAAGTTCGAACCTCTGGGCGCCGACGCCGACAGCCTCGACGGGCCGAATTCGCACTGCCTGCTCGTTGATGAATTGCACGCGCACAAATCGCGCGCGATGCTCGACGTGCTCGAGCTCGGGATGGGAGCGCGTCGGCAGCCGCTCGTGTTCATCATCACGACCTCCGGCTATGACCGGCACTCCGTCTGCTGGGACGAACGCGACTACACGGTGAAGGTGCTCGAAGGCGTGCTCTCGGATGACGGGCAGTTCGGCTATATCGCGACGCTCGACGTCTGCGAGGCCTGCCGCGCGAAAGGGAAAACCGCTCCGGACGAGAGCTGCGAGAGATGCGACGACTGGACCGACGAGACCGTCTGGCCGAAGGCGAATCCCAACCTCCCGATCACCCCCAAGCTCGACGACATGCGAAAGCTCTGCCAGGAGGCTCGCGAGAAGCCGACCGCGCAGAACGCCTTCAAGCGCTTCCGGCTCAATATCTGGACCGAGAGCATCACACGTTGGCTCCCCTCTGACGCCTGGGCCGCGTGCGGCGGGCCGCTGCGCGCGCTGCCGTCTCGGCGCGGCTTCCTCGGTCTGGACCTGTCGTCCACCACAGACCTGAGCGCGCTCGTGGCTGGGTTTCCGGATGACGATGGTACGCTCGACGTGCTGGCGCGCTTCTGGATGCCAGCCGACAACGTGACTGAGCGCGTGAAGCGCGATCGTGCCCCCTACGATGTCTGGGCACGCGAGGGCATCCTCACGCTGACAGAGGGCAACATCATCGACTACGACGTGATCTATGAGGCGATCGTCGGCTTGCCCGAAGTGGAACGCGTCGAGATCATCGAGCTCGGATATGACCCATGGAACGCGACCGGATTGGCCACGCGCCTCACTGCCGCCGGGATCACATGCGTTCCAATCCGGCAGACCTTCGCGGCGCTTTCGGCCCCGAGCAAGATGCTGGAGGTGCTCGTCGCGGGCCGTCGACTTCGCCACGGCGGGAATCAATTGCTTGCGTTGTGTGCCGCGAACGCCGTGGCGGAGATCGATGCCAGCGGCAATATCAAACCATCAAAGGCGAAGAGCACCGGGCGGATCGATGGGATTACGGCACTCGTCGTCATGCTCGCCCGCCAGATTCTTCAGCGCCCGGTTGGCGACTGGACGCCGCACGATGCGTTGATCGGTCCTCCTCGGGCGACGGCGGAGGTGCCATGGTGA
- a CDS encoding DUF935 family protein has translation MTFTARLRHAVTGGFHKPPEPPAREGELAFADPRRLFPGGYSMPYNPSHLASRRGLRVFDEMRRDDQVKAALAFKKHAILTTGWTVTSPEGQPDEWEPTMFVRWVLNNLDPGEVGGGTLDNDLYEILSGLDYGFSLTEKIWAPIEDGEWAGHLGLRSLKTRAPHYFWFEQDQFGNLLPDGVIQMTNSMVKAGKLPREKFVLYTYQPSFSNPYGTSDLEAAYRPYWAKDNTFKWLAMLLERLGIPPVFGLYNPTRYTPSQIDDLKQIITNLQAATFGIIPRPAKDDLEFWAPELAGQATRVFVPSIELFDKAIARAILMPGLLGMSPDSAQGSFARAKVNFDVFLLVIEAIRRDVEQVLIMNQVVRPLVDLNYPGIVDYPQWRFLPLTDDLRLQMLDSWINLVGAGVVTNQPEDEAHARAMLKFPDKQTPVAPAQPDPSQEAAV, from the coding sequence ATGACCTTCACCGCGCGCCTCCGCCACGCCGTCACCGGTGGCTTCCACAAGCCGCCCGAGCCGCCCGCGCGCGAGGGCGAGCTGGCCTTCGCCGATCCCCGCCGACTCTTCCCCGGCGGCTACTCGATGCCCTACAACCCGTCTCACCTCGCGAGCCGCCGCGGCCTGCGCGTGTTCGACGAGATGCGCCGCGATGACCAGGTCAAGGCGGCCCTCGCCTTCAAGAAGCACGCAATCCTCACCACGGGATGGACGGTGACGAGCCCGGAGGGGCAACCGGACGAGTGGGAACCGACGATGTTCGTCCGCTGGGTCCTGAACAATCTCGATCCCGGCGAGGTCGGTGGCGGGACGCTGGACAACGACCTGTACGAAATTCTGAGTGGCCTCGATTACGGCTTCAGCCTCACGGAGAAGATCTGGGCGCCGATCGAGGACGGGGAATGGGCCGGGCACCTGGGTCTCCGGTCCCTGAAAACCCGCGCCCCGCATTACTTCTGGTTCGAGCAGGACCAGTTCGGCAATCTGCTGCCGGACGGCGTGATCCAGATGACCAACTCCATGGTCAAAGCCGGGAAGCTCCCGAGGGAGAAGTTCGTGCTCTACACGTACCAGCCGAGCTTCTCGAACCCGTATGGCACCTCGGATCTCGAAGCGGCGTATCGGCCCTACTGGGCGAAGGACAACACCTTCAAATGGCTGGCGATGCTGCTCGAGCGGCTGGGGATCCCGCCGGTGTTCGGGCTCTACAACCCCACTCGGTATACCCCATCGCAGATCGATGATCTCAAGCAGATCATCACCAATCTCCAGGCGGCCACGTTCGGTATCATCCCGCGGCCGGCGAAGGACGATCTGGAATTCTGGGCCCCGGAGCTCGCCGGCCAGGCCACGCGGGTCTTCGTCCCGTCGATCGAGCTGTTCGACAAGGCGATCGCCCGGGCGATCTTGATGCCCGGCCTCCTCGGCATGAGCCCCGACTCGGCCCAGGGCTCCTTTGCTCGCGCCAAAGTGAACTTCGACGTGTTCCTCCTCGTCATCGAGGCGATTCGGCGTGACGTGGAGCAGGTGCTGATCATGAACCAGGTCGTCCGGCCGCTCGTCGACCTCAACTATCCGGGCATCGTCGATTATCCACAGTGGCGATTCCTGCCGCTCACCGACGACCTCCGGCTGCAGATGCTCGACAGCTGGATCAATCTCGTCGGCGCCGGCGTCGTCACGAATCAGCCCGAGGACGAGGCGCACGCGCGGGCGATGCTGAAATTCCCGGACAAGCAGACGCCGGTGGCGCCCGCCCAGCCCGACCCGTCGCAGGAAGCGGCGGTGTGA